A genomic region of Salinibacter pepae contains the following coding sequences:
- a CDS encoding class I SAM-dependent DNA methyltransferase, whose amino-acid sequence MTVDAFIERYQETEASERGAAQMFLGDLCAVLDVPRPDPPRAETRKNQYVFERRVDYPDQADRERGFIDLYKRGCFVLEAKQGSDAPSETEGERLGVEEPTRRYGTARRDRREWERAMQRAKNQAYRYARGLPDEEGWPPFLVAVDVGYCIDLYADFARQGKNYVPFPDANAHRIFLEDLRDEAVRERLRAVFADPLSLDPTRRSTAVTRQLAEHLAQVAASLEEDHDPDRVAGFLMRCLFTMFAEDVELLPPRSFTELLERCRGTLDAVPKILDSLWATMDAGGFDAALMEDVRAFNGSLFEDHDALPVSEAQLELLIKAAEADWSDVEPAIFGTLLERALDPRERHKLGAHFTPRAYVERLVVPTVIEPLREEWDAAQAAATKREADGDDEAAREEIVAFHRRLCDVRVLDPACGSGNFLYVTLEHLKRLEAEVLSVLEDYGGQQALDMEGGYRVSPEQLMGLEVNPRAAQIADVVLWIGYLQWHFRTHGDADRLDPPLLDDIDNIQTRDAVLAYDSKEPRTDEDGDPVTMWDRRTYTEDPTTGEMVPDESAQVPVYDYENPEPAAWPEADFIIGNPPFIGNKRMRDALGSGYTEAVRDAYLYKVPKSVDFVMYWWYKAAKAVRGKLDGWGEAAERFGLISTNSIRQDFNRRVLEKQMKGSPPVSLAFAIPDHPWVASADGSDVRIAMTAGAVTDQPGTLQTVTREEQSKGIHWEVELAERTGNILADLTVGANVTGTDDLLSNEDLSYRGVSIVGRGFVVSREKAEELGLDRKDGLQKHIREYRHGRDLTQFPRGKMVIDLFGLEVDEVRERFPKVYQHILDHVKPERDQKDRERFRERWWEFGWPRPDMRKALQELSRYIATPYVSKHHFFQFLEHSMLPDDALVVIASDDAFHLGVLSSRIHETWALRAGGNLGVGNDPQYNNTQCFDPFPFPAATESQKATIRDLGAQLDAHRKERLDAHDDLTMTALYNVLKKERRGEDLDADERTIHKQGLVGVLREPHDRPPGLTPRV is encoded by the coding sequence ATGACCGTCGACGCCTTCATTGAGCGCTACCAAGAGACCGAGGCCTCCGAGCGGGGCGCCGCGCAGATGTTCTTGGGCGACCTCTGCGCCGTGCTCGACGTGCCCCGCCCCGATCCCCCACGGGCCGAGACCCGCAAGAACCAGTACGTCTTCGAGCGCCGCGTGGACTACCCCGACCAGGCGGACCGCGAGCGCGGCTTCATCGACCTCTACAAGCGCGGCTGCTTCGTGCTGGAGGCGAAGCAGGGGAGCGACGCGCCCTCCGAAACGGAAGGCGAGCGCCTCGGGGTGGAGGAGCCGACCCGCCGCTACGGCACCGCCCGCCGCGACCGACGCGAGTGGGAACGCGCGATGCAGCGGGCCAAGAACCAGGCCTACCGCTACGCCCGCGGCCTCCCCGACGAGGAGGGCTGGCCCCCGTTCCTCGTGGCCGTCGACGTGGGCTACTGCATCGACCTCTACGCCGACTTCGCGCGGCAGGGCAAAAACTACGTCCCCTTCCCCGACGCCAACGCGCACCGGATCTTCCTGGAGGACCTGCGCGACGAGGCCGTCCGCGAGCGGCTGCGCGCCGTCTTTGCCGATCCCCTCTCGCTCGACCCCACCCGCCGCTCCACCGCCGTCACGCGCCAGCTCGCCGAACACCTGGCCCAGGTGGCCGCCTCGCTCGAAGAGGACCACGACCCGGATCGCGTCGCGGGCTTCCTCATGCGGTGCCTCTTTACCATGTTCGCGGAGGACGTGGAGCTGCTGCCGCCCCGCTCGTTTACGGAGCTCCTGGAGCGCTGCCGCGGCACCCTCGACGCCGTCCCCAAGATCCTCGACAGCCTGTGGGCCACGATGGACGCGGGCGGGTTCGATGCCGCCCTCATGGAGGATGTGCGCGCGTTCAACGGGTCGCTCTTTGAAGACCACGACGCCCTGCCCGTCTCCGAGGCGCAGCTGGAGCTGTTGATCAAGGCCGCGGAGGCGGACTGGTCGGACGTGGAGCCGGCCATCTTTGGGACGCTCCTGGAGCGGGCGCTCGACCCCCGCGAGCGGCACAAGCTGGGCGCCCACTTTACGCCCCGCGCCTACGTGGAGCGCCTGGTGGTGCCCACCGTCATCGAGCCGCTGCGCGAGGAGTGGGACGCCGCCCAGGCCGCCGCCACCAAGCGGGAGGCGGACGGCGACGACGAGGCGGCCCGCGAGGAGATCGTGGCGTTTCACCGCCGCCTCTGCGACGTGCGGGTGCTCGACCCCGCCTGCGGCTCCGGCAACTTCCTCTACGTCACCCTGGAGCACCTGAAGCGCCTGGAGGCCGAGGTGCTCTCCGTGCTGGAGGACTACGGCGGGCAGCAGGCGCTCGACATGGAGGGCGGCTACCGCGTCTCGCCCGAGCAGCTGATGGGGCTGGAGGTGAACCCCCGCGCCGCCCAGATTGCCGACGTGGTGCTCTGGATTGGCTACCTACAGTGGCACTTTCGCACCCACGGCGACGCGGACCGCCTCGACCCGCCCCTGCTCGACGACATCGACAACATCCAGACGCGCGACGCGGTGCTGGCCTATGACAGCAAAGAACCGCGCACCGACGAGGACGGCGACCCGGTGACGATGTGGGACCGCCGCACCTACACAGAAGACCCCACCACCGGCGAAATGGTGCCGGACGAGTCCGCACAGGTGCCCGTCTACGACTACGAAAACCCCGAGCCCGCCGCGTGGCCCGAGGCCGACTTCATTATCGGCAACCCGCCGTTCATTGGAAACAAGCGGATGCGGGACGCACTCGGGAGCGGCTACACCGAAGCAGTGCGCGACGCCTACCTCTACAAGGTGCCGAAGAGCGTCGACTTCGTGATGTACTGGTGGTACAAGGCGGCGAAGGCGGTTCGCGGCAAGCTTGACGGCTGGGGCGAGGCTGCGGAGCGGTTTGGTCTCATCTCCACGAACAGCATTCGCCAGGACTTTAACCGGAGGGTTTTAGAGAAGCAGATGAAGGGCAGCCCTCCGGTGAGCCTCGCCTTCGCGATTCCTGATCACCCGTGGGTGGCTTCCGCGGACGGCTCCGACGTACGGATTGCGATGACGGCAGGCGCAGTGACCGATCAGCCCGGCACGCTGCAGACGGTGACGCGGGAGGAGCAGTCGAAGGGTATTCACTGGGAGGTGGAGCTTGCCGAACGAACTGGAAATATACTCGCAGACCTGACTGTCGGAGCGAATGTTACAGGCACCGATGATCTATTATCGAATGAGGATCTCAGCTACCGAGGCGTAAGCATTGTCGGGCGAGGATTTGTCGTGTCGAGGGAAAAAGCGGAAGAATTGGGGCTTGACAGGAAAGATGGACTCCAAAAACACATTCGTGAGTATCGTCATGGCCGTGATCTGACGCAATTTCCCCGCGGGAAAATGGTGATCGACCTCTTTGGGTTAGAGGTTGATGAGGTCAGAGAGAGATTTCCGAAGGTGTATCAGCATATCCTGGACCATGTCAAACCAGAGCGTGACCAGAAGGATCGTGAGCGTTTCAGAGAAAGGTGGTGGGAGTTTGGTTGGCCTCGACCGGATATGCGGAAGGCATTGCAGGAACTGAGTCGATACATCGCGACCCCGTACGTATCTAAGCACCACTTCTTTCAGTTTCTGGAGCACTCGATGCTACCAGATGATGCATTGGTAGTAATCGCATCAGATGATGCCTTTCACCTTGGTGTCTTGTCGAGTCGAATCCATGAAACTTGGGCGCTACGAGCAGGAGGAAACCTAGGGGTAGGCAACGATCCGCAGTACAACAATACGCAGTGCTTCGACCCCTTCCCCTTCCCGGCAGCCACGGAGTCACAGAAGGCCACGATCCGCGACCTCGGGGCGCAGTTGGACGCGCACCGCAAAGAGCGCCTCGACGCCCACGACGACCTCACAATGACCGCGCTCTACAACGTGCTCAAGAAAGAGCGCCGTGGCGAAGATCTCGATGCAGATGAGCGCACAATCCACAAGCAGGGGCTGGTCGGCGTCCTCCGCGAGCCGCACGACCGGCCGCCGGGCCTCACGCCGCGCGTTTAG
- a CDS encoding PAS domain-containing sensor histidine kinase → MTSAVRDLLSRLRPRDDHRPEEARLQVQVHRLLSLLGAGLVVGFAPLYAIAIPEAVDPLWARLIIAGLLLALFGASYRSARVRAVYVTCMWGVLYVIVGWFAVITTLNQFAGEYAVGLLLVYAVLAGTLAFGAESVRAVLAFLGYGGGLTGLGAFLEPRPETSPLILLASMGTVAVVETVLAQGWLWIRETVHEQEARLRGLTNSLPGVIFQFFVREDDTIGCHFVSEHAEDVLGVTADPDTFHERCMNCIPEPHRQEIERSINTAIDEQADWEFETPFERPDGERIWALGASTPEQREGETVFNGVILDITERKEAERRRRTYEELKESAEDGIVIADANGDIIDWNPGAEAMFGYEKAAIVGRPIETIMPDRHRAPHRRGMERVRETGRGRFLGETVELEGLHQEGHEVPVELALSSWEADRERFFGAIIRDITERKNAEQALREERDRFETLFESLPTPVVRCVAQDDGVFVTDANPAFEDTFGLATTEAVGAEINRMLVPEKEHDRARDFDRRVLEGGEVQAEVQRATAEGRREFQVQAIARRPDEGPPEIYAIYTDITERRQRERRLDAVFNHTYQFTGLMEPDGTMIEANDTALRFGGLDRADIVGTPIWETHWAQTSEDSKQRLREAVERAAEGEFIRYERPIQGGDEERIIDFSIRPVTDADGQVELLIPEARDITERKRREETLRAAKEEAEEASRLKSAVLANMSHELRTPLTSILGFAEAIADEASDDAGPVPRFASLIAKSGERLLRTFDNILNLSRLEAEQQNEPAEPVDVAAAARSVADEVRDQAEADDIALRREEGNATLRTRAPADQVPIVLRHLLSNAITYTEAGGTVWLRVGRAGGDVVVEVEDTGIGMDPDEVPALFEPFRQASEGLDREYEGTGLGLAVVQRAVDRMGGTVDVATEEGEGTCVTVVLPGMEPANDAPSPGEG, encoded by the coding sequence ATGACGTCCGCCGTACGTGATCTCCTCTCCCGCCTCCGTCCCCGAGACGACCACCGCCCCGAAGAAGCGCGGCTGCAGGTGCAGGTGCACCGCCTGCTGAGCCTGCTCGGCGCGGGGCTTGTGGTCGGCTTCGCGCCGCTGTACGCCATTGCCATCCCCGAGGCGGTTGACCCGTTGTGGGCCCGCCTAATCATCGCCGGTCTCCTCCTGGCACTCTTCGGGGCGTCGTACCGATCGGCCCGCGTCCGGGCCGTCTACGTGACCTGCATGTGGGGCGTGCTGTACGTCATCGTGGGATGGTTCGCCGTCATTACGACCCTAAACCAGTTTGCCGGCGAGTATGCCGTGGGCCTGCTGCTCGTGTACGCGGTGCTGGCCGGAACCCTTGCGTTCGGGGCGGAGTCGGTCCGGGCGGTTCTCGCGTTTCTGGGCTACGGGGGAGGGCTAACCGGGCTGGGGGCGTTCCTGGAGCCGCGCCCGGAGACCAGCCCGCTCATCCTACTTGCGAGCATGGGCACCGTCGCCGTGGTGGAGACGGTGCTCGCGCAGGGCTGGTTGTGGATCCGAGAGACCGTCCACGAGCAAGAGGCCCGGCTGCGCGGCCTCACCAATAGCCTCCCCGGCGTGATCTTTCAATTTTTCGTGCGGGAGGACGACACCATCGGGTGCCACTTCGTCAGTGAGCACGCGGAGGACGTGCTCGGGGTGACGGCCGACCCGGACACGTTCCACGAGCGGTGCATGAACTGCATCCCCGAGCCGCACCGACAAGAGATAGAGCGGTCCATCAATACGGCCATCGACGAACAGGCGGACTGGGAATTCGAGACCCCGTTCGAGCGTCCGGATGGGGAGCGCATTTGGGCGCTTGGGGCGTCGACCCCGGAGCAGCGGGAGGGGGAGACCGTGTTCAACGGGGTCATCCTCGACATCACCGAGCGGAAAGAGGCCGAGCGGCGCCGACGGACCTACGAGGAGCTGAAGGAGAGCGCGGAAGACGGAATTGTGATCGCCGATGCGAACGGCGACATCATCGACTGGAATCCCGGGGCCGAGGCGATGTTTGGGTACGAGAAGGCGGCCATCGTCGGGCGCCCCATCGAGACGATCATGCCGGACCGCCACCGGGCGCCGCACCGCCGCGGCATGGAGCGGGTCCGGGAAACGGGCCGTGGGCGCTTCCTGGGCGAAACGGTAGAGCTGGAAGGGCTCCACCAGGAGGGGCACGAGGTGCCGGTGGAGCTGGCCCTCTCGAGCTGGGAGGCCGACCGGGAGCGGTTCTTCGGGGCCATCATCCGGGACATTACCGAGCGGAAGAACGCCGAGCAGGCCCTGCGCGAGGAGCGCGACCGCTTCGAAACGCTGTTCGAGTCGCTGCCCACGCCGGTGGTGCGCTGCGTGGCCCAGGACGACGGGGTCTTCGTCACGGACGCCAACCCCGCGTTCGAGGACACGTTCGGCCTCGCGACCACAGAGGCCGTGGGGGCGGAAATCAACCGTATGCTCGTCCCGGAGAAGGAGCACGACCGGGCGCGAGACTTTGATCGTCGGGTGCTGGAGGGCGGCGAAGTCCAGGCCGAGGTGCAGCGCGCGACCGCCGAGGGGAGGCGCGAGTTTCAGGTTCAGGCGATCGCCCGCCGTCCCGACGAGGGGCCGCCGGAGATCTACGCCATCTACACCGACATTACGGAGCGCAGGCAGCGGGAGCGTCGCCTCGACGCCGTCTTCAACCATACCTACCAGTTCACCGGCCTCATGGAGCCGGACGGGACGATGATCGAGGCCAACGACACGGCCCTTCGGTTTGGGGGGCTCGACCGGGCGGACATCGTCGGCACGCCGATCTGGGAGACCCACTGGGCCCAAACCAGTGAGGACTCGAAGCAGCGCCTCCGGGAGGCCGTCGAGCGGGCGGCCGAGGGGGAATTCATCCGCTACGAGCGGCCGATTCAGGGGGGCGACGAAGAGCGCATCATCGACTTTTCCATCCGCCCGGTGACCGACGCGGACGGGCAGGTGGAGCTGCTGATTCCGGAGGCCCGCGACATCACGGAGCGCAAGCGGCGCGAGGAGACCCTCCGGGCGGCCAAGGAAGAGGCCGAAGAGGCGAGCCGGCTCAAGTCGGCGGTCCTGGCGAACATGAGCCACGAGCTGCGAACCCCGCTCACCTCCATCCTCGGGTTTGCCGAGGCCATCGCCGACGAGGCCTCCGACGACGCGGGCCCCGTGCCCCGCTTCGCATCGCTGATCGCGAAAAGCGGCGAGCGGCTGCTCCGCACGTTCGACAATATACTCAACCTGTCCCGGCTGGAGGCGGAGCAGCAGAACGAACCGGCCGAGCCGGTCGACGTGGCGGCCGCGGCCCGCTCCGTCGCCGACGAGGTTCGAGATCAGGCCGAAGCGGACGACATTGCGCTCCGGAGAGAAGAGGGGAACGCGACGCTGCGGACCCGGGCCCCCGCGGATCAGGTCCCGATTGTGCTGCGTCACCTCCTTTCCAATGCGATTACGTACACCGAGGCGGGCGGCACCGTGTGGCTGCGCGTCGGTCGGGCCGGCGGCGACGTGGTCGTGGAGGTTGAGGACACGGGCATCGGCATGGACCCGGACGAGGTGCCGGCGCTGTTCGAGCCGTTTCGGCAGGCCTCGGAGGGCCTGGACCGTGAATACGAGGGCACCGGGCTGGGGCTGGCCGTCGTGCAGCGGGCGGTCGACCGGATGGGGGGAACCGTCGACGTGGCGACGGAGGAGGGAGAGGGGACGTGTGTGACGGTGGTCCTACCGGGAATGGAGCCCGCGAACGACGCGCCTTCGCCGGGGGAGGGGTAG
- a CDS encoding iron transporter encodes MTSLRVLLSLVVAGLLLQAAPAQAQEQVFGEEVLGPGVKMTFLVAPAGDVEPAAQNLSESRSDLHLEVLSGWTEAASDEVGAPAGGFVPYLRLFATVTNEETGQVKKATLVPHVNQTDNFHYARNIALPGAPDDPYTVAFEVHPPQTLELATHSDWRTAYGTQLFAPATVTYNNLQLEEIVRATR; translated from the coding sequence ATGACGTCCCTTCGTGTCCTGCTGTCGCTCGTTGTCGCGGGCCTGCTGCTGCAGGCCGCCCCCGCCCAGGCCCAGGAACAGGTCTTTGGCGAGGAGGTGCTCGGTCCCGGGGTGAAGATGACCTTCCTGGTCGCGCCGGCCGGGGACGTGGAGCCGGCGGCCCAGAACCTGTCGGAGTCGCGCTCGGACCTGCACCTGGAGGTGCTGTCGGGCTGGACCGAGGCGGCGAGCGACGAGGTGGGGGCGCCCGCGGGCGGCTTCGTGCCGTACCTGCGCCTCTTCGCGACCGTCACGAACGAGGAGACGGGCCAGGTGAAGAAGGCGACGCTGGTGCCCCACGTGAACCAGACGGACAACTTCCACTACGCCCGCAACATCGCCCTGCCCGGCGCGCCCGACGACCCCTACACGGTGGCCTTCGAGGTGCACCCCCCGCAGACGCTCGAGCTGGCCACCCATAGCGACTGGCGCACGGCCTACGGCACCCAGCTCTTCGCCCCCGCAACGGTAACGTACAACAATCTCCAACTCGAAGAGATTGTGCGGGCAACGCGCTAG
- a CDS encoding DUF2309 domain-containing protein, whose protein sequence is MPIDRSVVRARIENAAEYVGPLWPLQTFNAANPLLGFEDQPFDRAVQKAGQLFGGRGYPGPTVFRQAWENGEIDADVLTRHLAEHGITERPEVLLDRMDADAAGRDAVPADQPLDRVLTKWLAAFLDQGQAAWPMPNRADGFYAAWRTVAPYDGDIPGVDRPSDLPGTVVEAFEAVLESYPEARWEPIFVHHLTALPGWTGFIKWRSRRADTAWQAAHPISLTEYLAVRLTLADRMGAAIAPDRTDELPTNGTDQPVLPRIWLRAWEESYRTRLLDDLRQTQQTPPSAVDAGRPDAQLVFCIDTRSEVIRRHIEQQGPYETHGYAGFFGVPMQHQPYGTEARVKSCPPIVDPKHRILERPAEPHRAQADRYDWWARLQKAGTTLLKTLKKNVAAVFGFVEGSGGFFGAAMAARTLAPSGLSRLDEALDDWLPGPASFCEPTVDRAPPADAEAEEGLPVGLADEAKVLYAEAAFRLMGWTDSFAPVVVFTGHGSQTPNNPYKASLDCGACAGNPGGPNARVLAAICNEDAVQEALRERGIAIPDDTVFLAGQHNTTTDEIALFVDADDPPVAPDALDRLRRDLHAAQADAATERVRTLNTSVDEGRPAAAVRETERRAADWAETRPEWGLAGNAAFIVGPRALTRGLDLDGRCFLHSYDWATDDDGTALENIMTGPLVVGEWINTQYYFSTVDNAAYGSGSKVTQNVVGKLGVVQGNGGDLMSGLPLQSLKADDEHVHHRPLRLMALIQAPTDRVEAILDRHAAVAHLFDHEWMHLTVMDPEQDDAFVHYQPGGGWHARPAPDASTATRAPASAGRPS, encoded by the coding sequence ATGCCCATTGACCGATCGGTCGTGCGGGCCCGCATCGAGAACGCCGCCGAATACGTGGGCCCGCTCTGGCCCCTACAGACCTTCAACGCGGCCAATCCGCTCCTGGGCTTCGAGGACCAGCCCTTCGACCGGGCGGTCCAGAAGGCCGGCCAGCTCTTTGGGGGGCGGGGCTACCCGGGCCCGACGGTGTTCCGGCAGGCGTGGGAGAACGGCGAGATCGACGCCGACGTGCTGACCCGCCACCTCGCCGAACACGGCATTACGGAGCGCCCCGAGGTCCTGCTGGACCGGATGGACGCCGACGCTGCGGGCCGCGACGCGGTGCCCGCCGACCAGCCCCTCGACCGCGTGCTGACGAAGTGGCTCGCGGCCTTCCTGGACCAGGGGCAGGCCGCCTGGCCCATGCCGAACCGGGCGGACGGCTTCTACGCGGCCTGGCGGACGGTGGCCCCGTACGACGGCGACATCCCCGGCGTCGACCGCCCGTCGGACCTGCCCGGCACCGTGGTCGAGGCGTTCGAGGCGGTCCTGGAAAGCTACCCGGAGGCGCGCTGGGAGCCGATCTTCGTGCACCACCTGACGGCGCTGCCGGGGTGGACGGGCTTCATCAAGTGGCGGTCGCGCCGCGCCGACACGGCGTGGCAGGCGGCCCACCCCATCTCCCTGACCGAGTACCTGGCGGTGCGCCTCACCCTCGCCGATCGGATGGGGGCGGCCATCGCGCCGGACCGGACCGACGAGCTGCCGACGAACGGCACCGACCAGCCCGTCCTGCCCCGCATCTGGCTGCGGGCCTGGGAGGAGAGCTACCGCACGCGCCTGCTGGACGACCTGCGGCAGACGCAGCAAACGCCCCCGTCGGCGGTGGACGCGGGCCGCCCGGATGCCCAGCTGGTGTTCTGCATCGACACGCGGTCGGAGGTCATTCGGCGCCACATCGAGCAGCAGGGCCCCTACGAGACGCACGGCTACGCGGGGTTCTTTGGGGTGCCCATGCAGCATCAGCCCTACGGCACGGAGGCGCGGGTGAAGTCCTGCCCGCCGATCGTGGACCCGAAGCACCGAATTCTGGAGCGGCCCGCCGAGCCGCATCGGGCCCAGGCCGACCGCTACGACTGGTGGGCCCGGCTGCAGAAGGCGGGAACCACGCTCCTGAAGACGCTCAAGAAGAACGTCGCGGCGGTGTTCGGCTTCGTGGAGGGAAGTGGCGGCTTCTTCGGGGCGGCCATGGCGGCGCGGACGCTCGCCCCGTCCGGGCTGTCCCGCCTTGACGAGGCACTGGACGATTGGCTGCCGGGCCCGGCGTCCTTCTGCGAGCCGACCGTGGACCGGGCGCCCCCCGCCGACGCGGAGGCGGAGGAGGGCCTGCCCGTGGGCCTCGCCGACGAGGCGAAGGTGCTCTACGCCGAGGCCGCCTTCCGCCTGATGGGCTGGACGGACTCCTTCGCGCCGGTCGTCGTGTTCACCGGGCACGGCAGCCAAACCCCCAACAACCCGTACAAGGCGAGCCTCGACTGTGGGGCGTGCGCGGGCAACCCGGGCGGGCCCAACGCCCGCGTGCTCGCTGCGATCTGCAACGAGGACGCCGTGCAGGAGGCCCTGCGGGAGCGCGGGATCGCCATTCCGGACGACACCGTCTTTCTCGCCGGGCAGCACAACACCACGACCGACGAGATTGCTCTTTTCGTGGACGCGGACGACCCGCCCGTCGCCCCCGACGCGCTCGATCGCCTGCGGCGCGACCTGCACGCGGCCCAGGCCGACGCGGCCACCGAGCGGGTCCGCACCCTGAACACGTCCGTCGACGAGGGGCGCCCGGCGGCGGCCGTGCGGGAGACGGAGCGCCGGGCGGCCGACTGGGCGGAGACGCGGCCGGAGTGGGGCCTGGCCGGCAACGCCGCCTTCATCGTGGGCCCCCGCGCGCTGACGCGCGGGCTCGACCTCGACGGGCGGTGCTTCCTGCACTCCTACGACTGGGCGACGGACGACGACGGCACGGCGCTGGAAAACATCATGACCGGCCCGCTGGTGGTAGGGGAGTGGATCAATACGCAGTACTACTTCTCGACGGTCGACAACGCCGCCTATGGCAGCGGGTCGAAGGTAACCCAGAACGTGGTGGGCAAGCTGGGCGTGGTGCAGGGCAACGGGGGCGACCTGATGAGCGGCCTGCCCCTGCAGTCGCTGAAGGCCGACGACGAGCACGTCCACCACCGGCCGCTCCGCCTCATGGCCCTCATCCAGGCGCCCACGGACCGGGTGGAGGCCATCCTCGACCGCCACGCCGCCGTGGCCCACCTCTTCGATCACGAGTGGATGCACCTCACGGTCATGGATCCGGAGCAGGACGACGCGTTCGTGCACTATCAGCCGGGCGGGGGCTGGCACGCACGGCCCGCCCCCGACGCGTCGACGGCAACGAGGGCGCCGGCGTCCGCCGGGAGGCCGTCCTGA
- a CDS encoding P-II family nitrogen regulator has product MSDDTNHADTQHTLHPLKKIEIIVRGEKEPFVKDLLDESTVSGYTIHHNVTGRGEHGFHEGRLLFNDRDGLVMFFAVGQEEAIQTIVDGLTPLFEKSSGVMFVSDTQVVRLDKFQQED; this is encoded by the coding sequence ATGAGCGACGACACGAACCACGCGGACACGCAGCATACGCTGCACCCCCTCAAAAAAATCGAAATCATCGTGCGGGGGGAGAAAGAGCCCTTCGTGAAAGACCTCCTCGACGAGTCGACGGTGAGCGGGTACACGATCCACCACAACGTGACCGGCCGCGGCGAGCACGGCTTCCACGAAGGCCGCCTGCTCTTCAACGATCGGGACGGGCTGGTCATGTTCTTTGCCGTCGGCCAGGAGGAGGCGATCCAAACCATCGTGGACGGCCTCACGCCCCTCTTCGAGAAGAGCTCGGGCGTGATGTTTGTCTCCGACACCCAGGTCGTCCGGCTCGACAAATTCCAGCAGGAGGACTGA
- a CDS encoding VOC family protein yields MPTPPRLALETSLYADDLAAAEQFYGDVLGLDVMLRTEGNHITFRCGPGVVHVFDPAASRDRETLPAHGADGPVHVAFGVPTDQLAAWRRHFNRHDVAVEDTAQWDDGKRSLYVRDPAGNSVELVSDSLWSTTTRAERLRRVRPVLDLDTAESRPVEQFQNETLRPILKLLNPTILRLVAERLARYGVGFAAMDRVDQRDRLRNLMKEDGRLKRTLLGMVVGHLTQDELDTYLAHKDEVRRRTVPMLLARAQDQIDDIAERVRTQAEGA; encoded by the coding sequence ATGCCGACCCCGCCCCGCCTCGCCCTCGAAACGAGCCTCTACGCCGACGACCTGGCGGCCGCCGAGCAGTTTTACGGCGACGTGCTGGGGCTGGACGTGATGCTTCGCACGGAGGGCAACCACATCACCTTCCGGTGCGGGCCGGGCGTGGTCCACGTCTTTGATCCGGCCGCGAGCCGAGACCGGGAGACCTTGCCGGCCCACGGCGCCGACGGGCCGGTGCACGTCGCGTTCGGGGTGCCGACCGACCAGCTGGCCGCGTGGCGGCGCCACTTCAATCGGCACGACGTGGCGGTGGAGGACACCGCGCAGTGGGACGACGGGAAGCGGTCGCTGTACGTCCGCGACCCCGCCGGCAACAGCGTGGAGCTGGTGAGCGACTCGCTCTGGAGCACCACGACCCGCGCCGAGCGGCTGCGGCGGGTGCGGCCCGTGCTCGACCTCGACACCGCCGAGTCGCGCCCCGTCGAGCAGTTCCAGAACGAAACGCTGCGCCCCATCCTGAAGCTGTTGAACCCGACGATCCTGCGCCTCGTGGCCGAGCGGCTGGCGCGCTACGGCGTCGGCTTCGCGGCGATGGACCGGGTCGACCAGCGCGACCGCCTCCGCAATCTCATGAAGGAGGACGGCCGCCTGAAGCGGACGCTCCTCGGCATGGTGGTGGGGCACCTTACCCAGGATGAGCTGGACACCTACCTTGCCCACAAGGATGAGGTGCGCCGCCGCACCGTGCCGATGCTCCTGGCCCGCGCACAGGATCAGATCGACGACATCGCGGAGCGGGTGCGCACCCAGGCCGAGGGCGCGTAG
- a CDS encoding YceI family protein encodes MRSLLRAAVPLLVFVGGLLGLGSMSAHAQQVAATVDSTASVVHYTGTAPLHDWRGTSRSVQGEFILRPNRPDSSRAVVRIPVATFDSGNSTRDSGMRDVTEADAYPFVTFRGTDFSPLTWGRGASGYRGGWAVSGELTFHGRTHPLRDTVSVEVDGDTVRARAEFDVSLTRFDVERPGFMGFTVGDTIRIDAQLAGPIAPDTLASR; translated from the coding sequence ATGCGTTCTCTCTTGCGCGCCGCCGTCCCACTGCTGGTGTTCGTCGGCGGTCTTCTCGGGCTCGGCAGCATGTCGGCCCACGCCCAGCAGGTCGCCGCGACGGTCGACTCGACCGCGAGCGTCGTCCACTACACCGGCACGGCCCCCCTCCACGACTGGCGGGGCACCAGCCGGAGCGTCCAGGGGGAGTTCATCCTGCGGCCCAATCGGCCCGACAGCAGCCGCGCCGTTGTCCGCATTCCGGTGGCCACCTTCGACAGCGGCAACAGCACGCGGGACAGCGGCATGCGCGACGTGACCGAGGCGGACGCGTACCCGTTCGTCACCTTTCGGGGCACGGACTTCTCGCCCCTGACGTGGGGCCGCGGCGCCTCGGGCTACCGGGGCGGATGGGCCGTCTCGGGGGAGCTGACCTTCCACGGCCGCACCCATCCGCTGCGCGACACGGTGTCGGTGGAAGTGGACGGCGACACGGTGCGGGCACGGGCCGAGTTTGACGTGTCCCTGACCCGGTTCGACGTCGAGCGCCCCGGCTTCATGGGCTTTACCGTCGGCGACACAATTCGCATCGACGCCCAACTCGCCGGCCCCATCGCGCCGGACACGCTCGCCTCGCGGTAA